One genomic window of Methanosalsum zhilinae DSM 4017 includes the following:
- the hxlB gene encoding 6-phospho-3-hexuloisomerase codes for MDHPKDTECKNFILSIKLMAKHLDSMAENFDLDSVREMLNNIFAAESIFVMGAGRSGLVGRAFAMRLMHLGFNVYVVGETTTPAVKKDDVVIGISGSGETRSIVDLGRIAAEIGSTLISVTSNKESTLGEMADTAVVIPGRIKDNGGGYLERHMRGDYRNLTPLGTSFEISSMVFLDAVIAELIAIMGVSEADLKLRHTTLE; via the coding sequence ATGGATCATCCAAAGGATACAGAGTGTAAAAATTTTATATTATCAATAAAACTGATGGCAAAGCATCTGGACAGCATGGCTGAAAACTTTGATCTGGATAGTGTCAGAGAAATGCTGAATAACATATTTGCAGCAGAGAGTATTTTTGTAATGGGTGCCGGGCGTTCAGGCCTTGTAGGCCGGGCATTTGCAATGAGGCTTATGCATCTTGGCTTTAATGTATATGTTGTTGGTGAGACTACCACCCCTGCAGTTAAAAAGGATGACGTTGTCATTGGGATATCAGGCTCAGGTGAGACACGCTCAATAGTCGATCTTGGAAGGATTGCAGCAGAGATTGGCTCCACATTGATTTCTGTTACCTCCAATAAAGAGTCAACACTTGGAGAGATGGCAGATACAGCAGTGGTAATTCCTGGAAGAATCAAGGATAATGGCGGAGGATATCTGGAACGTCATATGCGTGGTGATTACAGAAACCTCACACCACTTGGTACATCCTTTGAGATATCTTCAATGGTTTTTTTGGATGCTGTAATTGCAGAACTTATTGCAATTATGGGCGTTTCGGAAGCTGATCTGAAATTACGACACACAACACTGGAGTAA
- a CDS encoding DUF2073 domain-containing protein: MQGIQMDLISESKLSEMTPIEKVRFIIDEVKKGKILVLEKGLSPAEEATLIEMTMTLIQPDDFSGIEMESYPAENNSSFLGKLFKKKHVRTRMTVIGPANQLKTLKKDRNMISALVSSKNQ, from the coding sequence ATGCAGGGCATTCAAATGGATCTTATATCTGAAAGTAAACTCTCTGAGATGACTCCCATTGAGAAGGTCAGGTTTATTATAGATGAAGTGAAGAAAGGTAAAATACTGGTACTTGAAAAGGGTTTAAGTCCTGCAGAAGAAGCAACTCTTATAGAGATGACAATGACGCTTATACAGCCTGATGATTTTTCAGGTATAGAGATGGAAAGTTATCCGGCTGAGAATAATAGTTCATTTCTTGGAAAACTGTTCAAGAAAAAACACGTTCGCACAAGGATGACTGTAATAGGGCCTGCAAATCAGCTAAAGACTCTCAAAAAAGATCGGAACATGATCAGTGCCCTTGTATCTTCGAAAAATCAGTGA
- a CDS encoding Era-like GTP-binding protein — MSVFKRLKENFSGMFKKLFNKKNARIGIYGPPNAGKTTLANRIVRDWTGDAMGSVSSMAHETRRARRREGVTIRSNSHSISLDIIDTPGLATKIDFHEFMKQGLGEAESKRRAKEATEGVIEAVKWLENLDGVILVMDATEDPFTQVNVTVIGNMEARNLPLLIAANKIDLPEASPTTIRNAFPQHPMVAISALEGKNIDTLYEEIAKRFG, encoded by the coding sequence ATGAGCGTATTTAAAAGATTAAAAGAGAATTTTTCCGGGATGTTTAAAAAGTTATTCAATAAAAAGAACGCTCGTATTGGTATCTATGGTCCGCCCAATGCTGGAAAGACCACCCTTGCCAACAGGATAGTAAGAGACTGGACAGGGGATGCCATGGGATCTGTTTCTTCGATGGCCCATGAGACCAGACGTGCAAGAAGGCGGGAAGGAGTTACAATACGATCCAACAGTCATTCGATTTCGCTGGATATTATTGATACTCCAGGTCTGGCTACAAAGATTGATTTTCATGAGTTCATGAAACAGGGTCTTGGTGAAGCAGAATCCAAACGGCGGGCAAAAGAAGCTACAGAAGGGGTTATTGAAGCTGTTAAATGGCTGGAAAACCTGGATGGTGTCATTCTGGTAATGGATGCCACTGAGGATCCCTTTACTCAGGTAAACGTTACAGTTATTGGAAATATGGAAGCCAGAAATCTTCCTCTGCTGATTGCAGCAAACAAGATCGATCTTCCCGAGGCATCACCCACAACCATAAGGAATGCTTTTCCACAGCATCCAATGGTTGCAATATCTGCACTGGAAGGAAAGAATATAGACACCCTCTATGAGGAGATTGCAAAAAGGTTTGGGTGA
- a CDS encoding phosphate uptake regulator PhoU — protein MAIETRKVQQTGGSTYVISLPKQWANKAGIRTGTCVYLHPQSDGTLVIDPTNESPKLKEKKIDVTGIMGDSLTRDIIAAYLTGYDIINLSSKRILAEQKKTIRQVCYKLMGPEIIEETAKNVIIQDLLNPQEISIKKGVRRMFLISSSMHKDAVRALKNSDVDLALDVIQRDDEVDRLFLLISKQFRSVLRGGRLPGASETSIDEYHDYRMAASPLERIADHAQRIAKIATEMNYSIPEDTLNIIEDASETSRKIVEDAVNALFNADVKLANDVIDRVEKRRPQISHLNELLLKLESPLSVIALRTVADSIDRTGDYGSNIAEIAINSAMGLS, from the coding sequence ATGGCCATAGAAACACGAAAAGTTCAGCAGACAGGTGGTTCGACCTATGTCATTTCCCTTCCCAAACAATGGGCAAACAAGGCAGGAATCCGGACCGGAACCTGTGTGTACCTGCACCCCCAGTCAGATGGAACGCTTGTGATCGATCCTACCAACGAATCCCCAAAGCTCAAGGAAAAAAAGATCGATGTAACTGGTATTATGGGTGATTCACTTACCAGGGATATTATCGCAGCATACCTTACAGGATATGATATAATAAACCTGAGTTCAAAAAGGATCCTTGCAGAACAGAAAAAAACTATTCGGCAGGTATGTTATAAACTCATGGGGCCTGAGATCATTGAAGAGACTGCAAAAAATGTAATTATACAGGACCTTTTGAATCCCCAGGAGATCTCTATTAAAAAAGGCGTTCGCAGAATGTTCCTCATATCCAGCAGCATGCACAAGGATGCAGTTCGGGCCCTCAAGAACAGTGATGTGGATCTTGCTCTGGATGTGATCCAGAGGGATGACGAGGTTGATCGTTTATTCCTGTTGATCTCAAAGCAGTTCAGATCGGTTCTAAGGGGTGGAAGACTTCCTGGTGCATCTGAGACTTCAATTGATGAGTACCACGATTACAGAATGGCGGCCAGTCCACTTGAACGTATCGCAGATCATGCACAGAGGATAGCAAAGATTGCCACTGAAATGAACTATTCCATACCTGAAGATACCCTGAATATTATAGAGGATGCCAGTGAAACATCCAGAAAGATAGTAGAGGATGCTGTAAATGCACTATTTAATGCAGATGTTAAACTGGCAAACGATGTCATTGACCGTGTTGAAAAAAGAAGGCCTCAAATATCACATCTAAATGAACTGCTTCTAAAGCTTGAATCTCCTCTGTCTGTCATTGCACTTAGAACGGTTGCAGATAGTATTGACCGCACCGGTGACTATGGCTCCAATATTGCTGAGATAGCGATCAATTCAGCCATGGGTTTGTCATGA
- the larC gene encoding nickel pincer cofactor biosynthesis protein LarC: MKALIFDPFSGASGDMIVASLIDIGADASRTREIMESVADVSVSIGRVNRRGIDSVHVDVISEKESPVLYPEMVDRIKSACMEPEVETSVLSIFSLLAEAESKVHNVPLDELHFHEVGQNDAIADVTGAAFAINELGCDLIYCTPITTGSGYVNTAHGKLPVPAPATLNILQNKGMIFRGGNVEGEYLTPTGAGIISYFATPVNSYPQSIPLKTGYGAGDMDPIHPNVLRSVLVDIEAALIQDHVELLETNVDDVTGEVLGNLVDELMGMGARDVTITPAIMKKGRPGHVIHVIARSRDTYRLAHRIICETGSLGVRVIPTRHRLIADRRMESVRISLNMNEFDIKVKIASDRNGSLLNIGAEFEDCRRVSLDSGIPVKDVIRIAEEAAWNKFGNRS; encoded by the coding sequence ATGAAAGCCCTCATATTCGATCCATTCTCCGGAGCCTCAGGTGATATGATAGTTGCTTCCCTGATTGATATTGGTGCAGATGCCAGCAGAACGCGTGAAATAATGGAGTCTGTAGCGGATGTATCAGTCAGTATTGGCCGTGTCAACAGACGTGGTATTGATTCTGTACATGTGGATGTGATATCTGAAAAGGAATCGCCGGTACTCTACCCTGAGATGGTCGATCGCATAAAATCTGCATGTATGGAACCTGAGGTTGAAACAAGTGTACTGTCTATATTTTCTCTGCTTGCAGAAGCCGAATCAAAGGTCCACAATGTACCTCTGGATGAGCTACATTTTCATGAGGTGGGCCAGAATGACGCGATAGCTGATGTCACAGGAGCTGCTTTTGCGATAAACGAGCTTGGATGTGACCTCATATATTGTACCCCGATCACCACCGGGAGCGGATATGTGAATACAGCTCATGGAAAATTACCAGTACCTGCACCTGCAACACTGAACATACTGCAGAATAAAGGGATGATATTCAGGGGTGGAAATGTTGAAGGAGAATACCTGACCCCTACCGGTGCTGGCATCATATCTTACTTTGCAACACCTGTAAATTCATATCCTCAGTCAATTCCTCTAAAAACCGGCTACGGGGCAGGAGATATGGATCCTATCCATCCCAATGTATTGCGAAGTGTTCTGGTAGATATTGAAGCAGCCCTTATACAGGATCATGTTGAATTGCTTGAAACAAATGTAGATGATGTTACTGGTGAGGTGCTTGGCAATCTTGTGGATGAACTGATGGGAATGGGTGCAAGGGATGTCACCATTACGCCAGCCATAATGAAGAAGGGAAGGCCCGGGCATGTGATACATGTCATTGCACGCAGCAGAGATACTTACAGGCTGGCGCACCGCATCATCTGTGAGACCGGATCTCTTGGAGTGCGGGTCATACCAACACGCCATCGTCTGATCGCGGATCGTAGAATGGAATCTGTGAGGATTTCACTGAATATGAACGAATTTGACATCAAAGTAAAAATAGCCAGTGACAGAAATGGCTCACTTCTCAACATCGGTGCAGAATTTGAGGATTGCCGCAGAGTTTCATTGGATTCAGGGATCCCGGTTAAGGATGTTATAAGGATTGCCGAGGAAGCTGCATGGAATAAATTCGGTAATAGATCATGA
- a CDS encoding CDC48 family AAA ATPase, translating into MDEVQLKIEKAHPSDFGRGIIRLDPNTLLNLQLSPGDIVEIKGKKRTAAKVWRADRQDWGQGLARIDGFIRQNAGVSIGEKVTIKKANVVPAEKVVLAPPEGVVIEFGENTSEVIKHNLQKRPLVMGDVVPIISSMTQPMTGPMAGGQAVPLIAVETDPMDMVVIITETTEVELRQKPVRGYDTARGITYEDIGGLGDEIQRVREMIELPMKHPELFQRLNIDPPKGVILYGPPGTGKTLIAKAVAGEAGANFLYIAGPEIMGKYYGESEERIRNIFEDATADAPSIIFIDEIDSIAPKRENVTGEVERRVVAQLLTMLDGMEERGQVIVIGATNRLDAIDPALRRPGRFDREIEIGVPDLSGRLEILQIHTRGMPLDEDVDLDELAGNTQGFVGADMLALVQESAMKSLRRCLPDLDLDEEIPPETLEKINVSALDFENALKEIGPSALREVFVEVPTVSWTDVGGLDSVKQEIVETVEWPLKKPEKFVEMGIKPPKGILLFGPPGTGKTLIAQAVANESNANFISIKGPQMLSKWVGESEKAIREMFKKARQVSPCIIFFDEIDSIAAVRGATTEGGKVAERVVNQLLTELDGLETLKEIVVIAATNRPDIMDPALLRAGRFDRMVLVGAPNRSGRINIFKIHAKNIPLEDDVNLEELADMTEGYVGADIESVCREAVMLALREDFGTRKISMKYFREALKKVRPTISESLIEYYQKIENQFKGGAVPEEPTSYIGYR; encoded by the coding sequence ATGGATGAAGTACAGCTAAAAATTGAGAAAGCACATCCCAGTGACTTTGGGAGAGGTATTATTCGCCTAGATCCCAATACCTTGCTAAACCTTCAGCTTTCACCAGGGGATATTGTAGAGATAAAAGGAAAGAAGAGAACAGCTGCAAAGGTATGGAGAGCTGACAGGCAGGACTGGGGACAGGGACTCGCCCGGATTGACGGTTTTATCAGACAGAACGCAGGAGTCAGTATTGGTGAGAAGGTCACCATAAAAAAGGCCAATGTTGTACCTGCTGAAAAAGTGGTCCTTGCACCTCCAGAGGGAGTGGTTATTGAATTTGGAGAAAATACCAGTGAGGTTATCAAGCACAATTTGCAGAAACGGCCCCTGGTCATGGGAGATGTTGTACCGATCATAAGTTCAATGACACAGCCAATGACAGGACCTATGGCAGGTGGGCAGGCAGTGCCCCTGATTGCTGTAGAGACCGATCCTATGGATATGGTAGTTATCATTACAGAAACCACCGAGGTGGAACTTCGCCAGAAGCCAGTCAGAGGTTATGATACTGCACGCGGGATCACCTATGAGGATATAGGCGGACTTGGAGATGAAATCCAGAGAGTCAGGGAAATGATCGAACTTCCCATGAAGCACCCGGAACTGTTCCAGAGACTTAACATAGACCCCCCGAAGGGAGTTATATTATATGGACCACCAGGTACTGGTAAAACACTTATAGCCAAGGCTGTTGCAGGCGAAGCAGGTGCAAATTTCCTGTATATAGCAGGCCCGGAGATCATGGGAAAATATTATGGAGAGAGTGAAGAGCGTATCCGCAATATATTTGAAGATGCAACGGCAGATGCCCCATCGATCATTTTCATAGATGAGATTGACTCTATTGCCCCAAAACGTGAAAATGTGACAGGAGAGGTAGAGCGACGTGTGGTTGCCCAGCTTCTTACAATGCTTGACGGCATGGAGGAAAGGGGACAGGTTATTGTCATAGGTGCAACTAACAGACTGGATGCCATTGATCCGGCCCTTCGCCGCCCTGGAAGATTTGACAGAGAGATTGAAATAGGAGTTCCTGATCTTTCAGGAAGGCTTGAGATACTGCAGATACACACCAGAGGAATGCCCCTTGATGAAGATGTAGACCTTGATGAACTTGCAGGAAACACCCAGGGTTTTGTAGGAGCAGATATGCTGGCGCTTGTTCAGGAATCTGCTATGAAGTCATTGAGAAGATGTCTTCCGGATCTTGATCTGGATGAAGAAATACCGCCTGAGACGCTGGAAAAGATTAATGTCTCAGCCCTGGATTTTGAGAACGCCCTGAAGGAAATCGGACCTTCAGCACTCAGGGAAGTATTTGTAGAAGTCCCCACTGTCAGCTGGACCGATGTGGGAGGACTTGATAGTGTTAAGCAGGAAATTGTAGAAACCGTTGAATGGCCGCTCAAAAAACCTGAAAAATTCGTGGAGATGGGAATCAAACCACCCAAAGGAATACTGCTGTTTGGACCACCGGGTACAGGTAAGACACTGATAGCCCAGGCCGTTGCAAATGAATCAAATGCCAACTTCATCAGCATAAAGGGTCCACAGATGCTGTCCAAATGGGTGGGTGAATCAGAGAAAGCTATACGTGAAATGTTCAAAAAGGCAAGACAGGTATCTCCCTGCATCATCTTCTTTGATGAGATAGATTCCATTGCAGCTGTCAGAGGTGCAACAACAGAAGGCGGAAAAGTTGCAGAAAGGGTGGTAAATCAACTACTTACAGAACTTGATGGACTTGAGACGCTAAAGGAGATAGTTGTTATAGCTGCAACCAACAGGCCCGATATTATGGACCCTGCATTGCTGCGCGCAGGAAGATTTGACAGAATGGTACTTGTAGGAGCACCCAATAGGAGCGGCAGAATCAATATTTTCAAGATACACGCCAAGAATATTCCACTGGAAGATGATGTGAATCTGGAGGAACTTGCCGATATGACAGAAGGATATGTTGGTGCAGATATAGAATCAGTGTGCAGAGAGGCGGTTATGCTTGCACTCAGGGAAGATTTTGGAACCAGAAAAATAAGCATGAAATACTTCAGAGAAGCTCTTAAAAAGGTGAGACCAACTATTTCAGAGAGCCTGATTGAATACTATCAAAAGATAGAAAATCAATTCAAGGGTGGAGCAGTACCTGAGGAGCCAACTTCATATATAGGATATAGATAA
- a CDS encoding PRC-barrel domain-containing protein, translating to MSKVFAKNLSNKQVMATDGSEVGILFNIVMDIKTSNLISLIVKPDMALDTSKYRQEGEYIILPFESVRAIKDYIVIDKAIAKGTKGPQKETADI from the coding sequence ATGTCAAAAGTTTTTGCAAAAAACCTGTCCAACAAACAGGTGATGGCAACTGATGGAAGTGAAGTAGGAATCCTATTCAATATTGTGATGGATATAAAAACAAGCAATCTGATAAGTCTTATTGTCAAACCTGATATGGCACTTGACACATCAAAGTACAGGCAGGAAGGAGAATACATTATACTGCCCTTTGAATCAGTTCGCGCCATCAAGGATTATATAGTAATCGACAAGGCTATTGCAAAAGGTACCAAAGGCCCCCAGAAGGAAACAGCAGATATCTGA
- a CDS encoding phosphoglycolate phosphatase, translating to MVFKAIVVDIDGTITYPDRRLDFTAAEKLRSLKVPVVLATGNILCYARATSKLIGLSGATIAENGGIFSTAYDNKPHIVEGTLEECERAVEYLSTFFDITRLDAEYRKTEVALRRDFDASEARRILRKEKFEVEIIDTNYAIHVKNSRVDKGTGLIELARLLDFVPGDFIAIGDSENDREMLQVSGFGIAVSNADVDTKKNADLVTSRAYGEGTSEAIDYLISKKMI from the coding sequence ATGGTTTTCAAAGCTATTGTAGTGGATATTGACGGAACGATCACCTATCCTGACAGAAGGCTTGATTTTACAGCAGCCGAAAAACTTCGTTCATTGAAGGTACCTGTTGTTCTTGCAACTGGAAATATACTGTGCTATGCCCGTGCAACCTCTAAGCTTATAGGACTCAGTGGAGCTACAATTGCAGAAAATGGCGGTATTTTTTCCACTGCATACGACAATAAGCCACATATTGTTGAAGGGACACTGGAAGAATGTGAAAGGGCAGTAGAGTACCTTTCAACTTTCTTTGATATAACCCGACTTGATGCTGAGTACAGAAAGACCGAAGTTGCCCTTAGGAGGGATTTTGATGCATCAGAGGCCCGCCGGATTCTCAGGAAGGAAAAATTTGAAGTGGAGATCATTGATACCAATTATGCAATTCATGTGAAAAACAGCAGGGTGGATAAGGGTACCGGCCTGATTGAACTGGCCCGGCTTCTGGATTTTGTTCCCGGGGATTTTATTGCAATCGGTGACTCTGAAAATGACAGAGAAATGCTACAGGTATCAGGATTTGGAATTGCAGTATCCAACGCAGATGTTGATACAAAAAAAAATGCAGACCTTGTCACATCCAGAGCCTATGGAGAGGGTACATCTGAAGCGATAGATTACCTGATATCCAAAAAAATGATATAA
- the radA gene encoding DNA repair and recombination protein RadA has protein sequence MSEMSLEDLDHVGPATAQKLIDAGFNTIEAIAVASPAEIATSADIGESTAAKIINAARKSADIGGFETGDMVLDRRKLVGKLTTGCTEFNEMLGGGVETQSITELYGEFGSGKTQVAHQLAVNVQLPKEKGGLNGSVIMIDTENTFRPERIAQMVDGLSQKHGEDYDPEEFLKHIHVARAYNSNHQILLSDSASELANELKNTERPVRLFIVDSLTAHFRAEYVGRGTLADRQQKLNKHLHDLQRLGDLFNAAVIVTNQVMSKPDAFFGDPTKPIGGHILGHTATFRLYLRKSKGDKRIVRLVDSPNLPDGESIIAVTTEGLQDP, from the coding sequence ATGTCTGAAATGTCTTTAGAAGATCTGGATCATGTTGGACCAGCAACAGCTCAAAAGCTAATAGATGCTGGTTTTAATACAATTGAAGCAATAGCTGTTGCATCACCTGCTGAAATAGCTACCAGTGCAGATATTGGAGAGTCAACCGCTGCAAAGATTATCAACGCAGCAAGAAAATCAGCTGATATTGGAGGATTTGAAACAGGAGATATGGTACTGGATAGAAGAAAACTTGTTGGTAAACTTACAACTGGGTGCACCGAGTTCAATGAAATGCTTGGCGGAGGCGTTGAAACCCAGTCCATTACTGAACTTTATGGGGAGTTTGGTTCTGGAAAAACACAGGTTGCCCATCAGCTTGCTGTCAATGTTCAGCTTCCAAAGGAGAAAGGAGGTCTGAACGGCTCTGTAATAATGATAGATACTGAGAACACATTCAGACCCGAAAGGATTGCCCAGATGGTGGATGGCCTTTCCCAGAAACATGGGGAGGATTATGATCCTGAAGAGTTCCTGAAACATATCCATGTGGCACGTGCCTACAATTCTAATCATCAGATATTGCTTTCAGATTCTGCATCAGAGCTTGCCAATGAACTTAAGAATACAGAAAGGCCTGTAAGACTTTTCATAGTTGATTCTTTAACAGCACATTTCAGGGCAGAGTATGTGGGCAGAGGTACACTGGCAGACAGACAGCAGAAACTGAACAAGCATCTGCATGATCTCCAGCGCCTGGGTGATCTCTTCAATGCTGCCGTGATAGTTACCAATCAGGTCATGTCAAAACCGGATGCGTTTTTCGGGGATCCCACCAAGCCTATTGGAGGTCATATTCTGGGACATACTGCAACTTTCAGGCTATATCTGAGAAAATCAAAGGGTGATAAGAGAATTGTAAGACTTGTAGATTCTCCCAACCTTCCTGATGGCGAATCCATAATCGCTGTCACAACTGAAGGGTTGCAGGATCCATGA
- a CDS encoding phosphopantetheine adenylyltransferase: MAKVAVGGTFEYLHDGHKKLINKAFELASDGEVHIGITSDRMARRPDRRVSDYNTRKNLLIRYISDSSLSETDYHIYELNNPYGLTLKEDYDCIVVSPETYDTALKINDLRINSGYKPIEIIRIDYVMGQDGLPISSTRISQGIIDAHGRLLK; the protein is encoded by the coding sequence ATGGCTAAGGTAGCAGTAGGCGGAACATTTGAATACCTTCACGATGGGCACAAAAAGCTCATCAATAAAGCCTTTGAACTTGCATCCGATGGTGAAGTTCATATAGGGATCACATCCGACAGAATGGCCCGAAGACCTGATCGCAGAGTAAGTGACTACAATACCCGTAAAAACTTACTGATCAGATATATCAGTGATTCATCACTCTCAGAGACTGATTACCACATATATGAATTGAATAATCCCTACGGACTCACACTAAAAGAGGATTACGACTGCATTGTGGTATCACCTGAAACTTATGATACGGCTTTAAAAATAAATGATTTAAGAATTAATTCAGGCTATAAGCCAATTGAGATCATCAGAATCGACTATGTAATGGGCCAGGACGGACTTCCGATCTCTTCAACACGCATTAGCCAGGGAATAATTGACGCTCATGGAAGATTGCTGAAATAA
- a CDS encoding TIM barrel protein, translating to MAHSKLLFGTAGTPHSSRKKSSIEGIRRIHELGLGCMELEFVRGVKMGEKTARKIHDTSRSENVKLSVHAPYYINLNSMEEDKVKSSIERIYKSARIGALCGADSIVFHPAYYQKTDPVKVYQKVAQMLVEIRTILDDEGINVTLRPESTGKGTQFGSIDEILQLSAEIEGVLPCIDFSHLYARSKGKVNSYKQFYNVMTMTEEFLGREGLDNLHMHVSGIEYGNGGEKKHLNLEDADFNYMDLLRTFHEFDIKGLVICESPNLETDAMILKNKYQELKKQQ from the coding sequence ATGGCTCATAGTAAACTCCTGTTTGGTACGGCAGGAACACCCCACAGTTCTAGAAAAAAGAGCAGTATTGAAGGTATTAGAAGGATTCATGAACTGGGTCTGGGCTGTATGGAACTGGAGTTTGTGCGTGGGGTCAAAATGGGTGAAAAGACAGCCAGAAAGATACATGACACATCCCGGTCTGAAAATGTAAAGCTCAGTGTTCATGCCCCATATTACATAAATCTCAACTCAATGGAAGAAGATAAGGTCAAAAGCAGCATAGAAAGGATATACAAATCTGCCAGAATCGGTGCATTATGTGGTGCGGATTCTATTGTATTCCATCCTGCATATTACCAGAAAACGGATCCTGTAAAGGTATACCAGAAAGTTGCACAGATGCTGGTTGAGATCAGGACAATCCTTGATGATGAAGGGATCAATGTTACACTAAGACCAGAAAGTACTGGCAAAGGAACTCAGTTTGGATCAATTGATGAAATACTGCAGCTGAGTGCAGAAATTGAAGGTGTGCTGCCATGTATTGATTTTTCCCATCTCTATGCAAGAAGCAAAGGAAAGGTCAATTCATATAAGCAATTCTATAATGTGATGACCATGACAGAAGAATTTCTGGGAAGAGAAGGACTTGACAATCTGCACATGCACGTATCCGGCATTGAATATGGGAATGGCGGAGAAAAAAAACATCTAAATCTTGAGGATGCGGATTTTAATTATATGGACCTTCTGAGAACATTCCATGAATTCGATATAAAGGGTCTGGTAATATGCGAGAGCCCAAACCTTGAAACCGATGCTATGATCTTGAAAAACAAATATCAGGAACTCAAAAAACAGCAATGA